From Phragmites australis chromosome 5, lpPhrAust1.1, whole genome shotgun sequence, a single genomic window includes:
- the LOC133919733 gene encoding transcription factor MYB20-like isoform X1 encodes MGRQPCCEKVGLKKGPWTAEEDQKLVTFLLTHGHCCWRLVPKLAGLLRCGKSCRLRWTNYLRPDLKRGLLSEQEEELVIDLHAQLGNRWSKIAARLPGRTDNEIKNHWNTHIKKKLKKMGIDPVTHRPLHAAQSDEPLIHQQQQDPPQVRQGRCDEPKASSQGPAGANDDEDEEAPVSAQPQGAASHASTAAAVSPSGSSPASASVATPGADVAACPDTIDLFEVDVIMDMDWAGILSSSGDDGAGINVDLFDHYPGDGFDQQVWM; translated from the exons ATGGGCAGGCAACCGTGCTGCGAGAAGGTCGGTCTCAAGAAGGGGCCATGGACCGCGGAGGAGGACCAGAAGCTGGTCACCTTCCTCCTCACCCACGGCCATTGCTGCTGGAGGCTCGTCCCCAAGCTTGCAG GGCTACTGAGGTGCGGGAAGAGTTGCCGGCTGAGGTGGACGAACTACCTGAGGCCGGACCTCAAGAGGGGCCTCCTTtcggagcaggaggaggagctagtCATCGATCTCCACGCGCAGCTCGGCAACAG GTGGTCCAAGATCGCGGCGCGGCTCCCCGGGAGGACGgacaacgagatcaagaacCACTGGAACACCCACatcaagaagaagctcaagaagatgggCATTGACCCCGTCACTCACAGGCCACTCCACGCAGCTCAATCCGACGAACCCCTGATacatcagcagcagcaagatCCTCCGCAAGTGCGACAAGGACGCTGTGACGAGCCCAAGGCGTCGTCGCAAGGGCCCGCCGGCGCCaacgacgacgaggatgaggaggctccGGTGAGCGCCCAGCCGCAGGGCGCGGCCTCCCATGCGTCCACAGCTGCTGCCGTGTCTCCATCCGGCTCCTCGCCCGCATCGGCCTCCGTCGCGACCCCTGGCGCGGACGTGGCTGCCTGCCCTGATACCATCGACCTCTTCGAAGTGGATGTCATCATGGACATGGACTGGGCAGGCATCTTGTCCAGTTCCGGCGACGACGGCGCCGGCATAAACGTCGATCTGTTCGACCATTACCCTGGCGATGGCTTCGATCAACAAGTCTGGATGTGA
- the LOC133919733 gene encoding MYB31 transcription factor31-like isoform X2, with amino-acid sequence MDRGGGPEAGHLPPHPRPLLLEARPQACRYGLLRCGKSCRLRWTNYLRPDLKRGLLSEQEEELVIDLHAQLGNRWSKIAARLPGRTDNEIKNHWNTHIKKKLKKMGIDPVTHRPLHAAQSDEPLIHQQQQDPPQVRQGRCDEPKASSQGPAGANDDEDEEAPVSAQPQGAASHASTAAAVSPSGSSPASASVATPGADVAACPDTIDLFEVDVIMDMDWAGILSSSGDDGAGINVDLFDHYPGDGFDQQVWM; translated from the exons ATGGACCGCGGAGGAGGACCAGAAGCTGGTCACCTTCCTCCTCACCCACGGCCATTGCTGCTGGAGGCTCGTCCCCAAGCTTGCAGGTACG GGCTACTGAGGTGCGGGAAGAGTTGCCGGCTGAGGTGGACGAACTACCTGAGGCCGGACCTCAAGAGGGGCCTCCTTtcggagcaggaggaggagctagtCATCGATCTCCACGCGCAGCTCGGCAACAG GTGGTCCAAGATCGCGGCGCGGCTCCCCGGGAGGACGgacaacgagatcaagaacCACTGGAACACCCACatcaagaagaagctcaagaagatgggCATTGACCCCGTCACTCACAGGCCACTCCACGCAGCTCAATCCGACGAACCCCTGATacatcagcagcagcaagatCCTCCGCAAGTGCGACAAGGACGCTGTGACGAGCCCAAGGCGTCGTCGCAAGGGCCCGCCGGCGCCaacgacgacgaggatgaggaggctccGGTGAGCGCCCAGCCGCAGGGCGCGGCCTCCCATGCGTCCACAGCTGCTGCCGTGTCTCCATCCGGCTCCTCGCCCGCATCGGCCTCCGTCGCGACCCCTGGCGCGGACGTGGCTGCCTGCCCTGATACCATCGACCTCTTCGAAGTGGATGTCATCATGGACATGGACTGGGCAGGCATCTTGTCCAGTTCCGGCGACGACGGCGCCGGCATAAACGTCGATCTGTTCGACCATTACCCTGGCGATGGCTTCGATCAACAAGTCTGGATGTGA
- the LOC133919734 gene encoding APO protein 2, chloroplastic, with amino-acid sequence MREALAMGPSTSPSALLPPPTSSSRLPQLRSFVGLRWSAPRIQVRERADAVVGIAKGTSGCNLRFGVLASDVSQPRQRATVIRNDHAQNADFPRKYSKREKKPFPIPVLELRRRARMRMKAAEGKPKRPMPPPKNGMLVYRLIPVAYSVYNARILLINNLRRLMKAVPVKGCKYCSEIHVGPAGHPFRTCRGMLSDQRRGEHDWGSTSVEAVFLPVEAYHLEDRLGNRIPHDQRFAVPRIPALVELCIQAGVDLPEYPTKRRRKPIIKIGRKEFVDADEDDLPEPEPDRFKQPLLQELPYDEIIAPSSPEETAVLAEETLEAWETVRDGALKLLKSYAVRVCGYCPEVHIGPTGHKARNCGAFKHQQRNGQHGWQAAVLDDLIPPRYVWHMPESGEELQRELKNFYGQAPAVVEICIQGGAKVPEKYKATMRLDVGIPASLREAEMVV; translated from the exons ATGCGAGAAGCTCTGGCCATGGGGCCCTCCACGTCTCCCTccgccctcctccctcccccgaCATCCTCCTCCCGCCTTCCCCAGCTCCGCAGCTTCGTCGGCCTCCGGTGGTCCGCCCCCCGCATACag GTCAGGGAGCGAGCGGATGCGGTCGTAGGGATCGCCAAGGGCACGTCTGGATGCAATTTGAGATTCGG AGTACTTGCTTCAGATGTCAGTCAACCTCGTCAAAGGGCCACTGTGATTAGAAATGACCATGCTCAGAATGCTGACTTTCCACGAAAATACTCAAAAAGGGAGAAGAAACCATTTCCTATACCAGTACTGGAGTTAAGGCGCCGAGCAAGGATGAGGATGAAGGCTGCAGAAGGGAAACCTAAACGGCCAATGCCTCCTCCGAAAAATGGAATGCTTGTCTATAGATTAATACCAGTTGCATACAGTGTGTACAATGCAAGAATTTTGCTGATCAACAACTTGAGGAGGCTTATGAAAGCTGTACCAGTAAAAGGCTGCAA ATATTGCAGTGAGATACATGTTGGACCCGCTGGACACCCTTTCCGAACGTGCCGAGGAATGTTGTCAGATCAACGTCGAGGAGAACATGACTGGGGAAGTACTTCAGTGGAAGCTGTTTTCTTACCAGTTGAAGCCTACCATCTAGAGGATCGCCTAGGCAATCGTATCCCTCATGATCAGAGGTTTGCTGTACCCCGCATTCCTGCTCTTGTGGAGCTTTGCATCCAAGCTGGAGTTGACCTCCCTGAGTATCCCACAAAGCGTCGGAGAAAACCAATTATTAAAATTGGAAGGAAAGAGTTTGTTGATGCAGATGAAGATGACCTACCAGAACCGGAGCCTGACAGATTTAAGCAGCCACTTCTTCAAGAACTACCTTACGATGAGATTATTGCTCCATCTAGCCCAGAAGAGACAGCGGTTCTTGCTGAGGAAACACTGGAAGCATGGGAGACTGTCAGGGATGGCGCCTTGAAGCTTCTGAAGAGCTATGCGGTGAGGGTTTGTGGATACTGCCCTGAGGTGCATATCGGCCCAACTGGCCACAAAGCACGGAACTGTGGAGCCTTTAAGCACCAGCAGAGGAATGGACAACATGGATGGCAGGCGGCAGTGCTTGATGACCTAATACCTCCAAGGTATGTGTGGCACATGCCAGAATCTGGGGAGGAACTGCAGAGGGAACTGAAGAACTTCTATGGTCAGGCACCAGCTGTTGTTGAGATATGCATTCAGGGTGGTGCGAAAGTGCCGGAAAAGTACAAAGCCACAATGAGACTAGACGTAGGAATTCCTGCTAGTTTGAGGGAGGCCGAAATGGTCGTCTGA
- the LOC133917693 gene encoding GDSL esterase/lipase At5g37690-like: MAALAVVFAIAVLAHSVSSGTVVAAADATTAKRIFTIPSAPSTTNGPVTYVFGDSMSDVGNNNYFPMSLAKSNYPWYGIDYPNGEATGRFTNGKTIGDYMADKFGVPSPPPFLSLSMTSKDVLGGVNFASGGAGILNETGVYFVQYLSFDEQISCFEIVKKSMVARIGKEAAEAAVNAALFQIGLGSNDYINNFLQPFMADGTTYTHDQFIHLLITTLDRQLKRLYGLGARKVVFNGLAPLGCIPSQRVRSANGKCLRQVNDYVMQFNGAAKKLLGGLSARLPGAQMALADTYPVVMELIDHPEKHGFTTAHTSCCNVDTEVGGLCLPNTRPCRDRSAFVFWDAYHTSDAANKVIADRLWSDMMSAGHGGASAPPRAGASSPAAAPSLSPAPSQSQGK; the protein is encoded by the exons ATGGCAGCTCTTGCCGTTGTCTTCGCCATTGCCGTTCTCGCGCATTCAGTTAGCAGCGGCAccgtggtggcggcggccgacGCGACTACGGCCAAGAGAATTTTTACGATACCTTCGGCTCCCTCGACGACCAATGGTCCAGTGACGTACGTGTTCGGCGACTCGATGTCGGACgtaggaaacaacaactacttCCCCATGTCCCTCGCCAAGTCCAACTACCCCTGGTACGGCATCGACTACCCCAATGGCGAGGCCACCGGGAGGTTCACCAATGGAAAAACCATCGGAGACTACATGG CTGACAAGTTTGGCGTGCCATCCCCACCGCCGTTCCTCTCCCTGTCGATGACGAGCAAAGACGTCCTCGGCGGCGTCAACTTCGCATCGGGCGGCGCCGGCATCCTGAACGAGACGGGAGTCTACTTC GTTCAGTACCTCTCGTTCGACGAGCAGATATCTTGCTTCGAGATCGTCAAGAAGTCAATGGTCGCCAGGATCGGCAAGGAAGCCGCGGAAGCTGCGGTCAATGCAGCATTGTTCCAAATTGGACTTG GGAGCAACGATTACATCAACAACTTCCTGCAGCCGTTCATGGCGGACGGCACCACGTACACGCACGACCAGTTCATCCACCTCCTCATCACCACTCTGGACCGGCAACTCAAG CGGCTGTACGGGCTGGGCGCACGGAAGGTCGTCTTCAACGGGCTGGCCCCGCTGGGTTGCATCCCGTCGCAGCGCGTCCGCTCGGCGAACGGCAAGTGCCTGCGCCAGGTGAACGACTACGTCATGCAGTTCAACGGGGCCGCCAAGAAGCTGCTCGGCGGCTTGAGCGCCAGGCTGCCCGGCGCGCAGATGGCCCTCGCCGACACCTACCCCGTCGTCATGGAGCTCATCGACCACCCCGAGAAACACG GGTTCACGACGGCGCACACGTCGTGTTGCAACGTGGACACGGAGGTGGGGGGGCTGTGCCTGCCCAACACGAGGCCCTGCCGCGACCGAAGCGCCTTCGTGTTCTGGGACGCGTACCACACCTCGGACGCCGCCAACAAGGTGATCGCCGACCGCCTCTGGTCCGACATGATGAGCGCCGGGCACGGAGGCGCTTCGGCTCCCCCTCGAGCCGGCGCGTCTAGCCCTGCCGCGGCGCCGTCTCTGTCTCCAGCTCCGTCTCAGTCTCAGGGCAAATGA